The genomic stretch CACGCGGCGACGCCGATGGTGCCGCTGACCCGCGGCGCGCGCAGCCGCCACGCCGACGTCCGCGGCCAGGTCGTGGCCGAGCTGGCGCGCCGGCGCGAGGCCCGACCCGGCGCCCCGGCGGTCGCCGCCGCCGTCGACGCCGCGCTGCTCGGGCTGGTGCGCGATCCGGTAGCCGAGGTCGGCCACGCCGCGTACGCCGCGCTCACCCACGAGGATCCCGACCAGCCGCGGCCGGGCCAGGACCGCGCCCGCGCCGACGTGCACCTGGCGGCGATGGCGTCGCCGCGCGCGTCGGTCCGGGCCGCCGGCGCCGCCGGCGCGCGCCACGCTCCGGCGGCGGCGGTGCGGGCGCGCCTGATCGAGCTGGTCCGGGACGACCAGCCGGCCGTGCACACCGCGGCGATCGAGGCGCTCGATCACGTCGCGCCCACCGACGCCGAGGGCTTCGCGGCGGCGTTCGCGTCGATCTTCTACGCGCTGCAGGTGCGGGCCGGCGAGCTGTGCGGCACCCGGCGCGATCGGCGCGCGGTCGCGCCGATGCAGCGGCTCCTGTCGATCCCGCGGACCGACGTCGATCGCCCCAGCGACGAGCTGCGCCGGCGCGCGGCCCGCGCGCTCGCCGACGTCGGCGATCCCGGCGCGGTGCCGTTCCAGAGCGGCCTGCTCGACGACGACGATCCGATCGTGCGCGAGATGGCGGCGCGGGGCCTGGCGACCGCGTGCGGCCCGGCCGAGCAGCCGGCGCTGCTCGACGCGCTCGGCCACGCCGACCTGCCGGTGCGGTCGTGGGCGGCCGAGGGCCTGGCCCGGCTCGGCGATCTGCGCGCGCTGCCGGTCCTGGCCGGCACCCAGCGCCACGATCACCGGCCGCTGCGCCTGGGCGCGATCGTCGGGCTGACCGCGCTCGGCGCCGACGGCGCCCGCGGCCTGCGCCAGGCGCTCGAGGATCCCGAGCGCGACGTCGCCGATCTGGCGTTCGCGGTGATCGTCGCCCGCGACGTCGCGCTGGCCGCGGCCGGCGTCGGGCCCGATCTGCTGCTCGACGCGCTGGCCAGCCCCGCGCCCGAGCTCCGGTTCGCGGCCGCGCGGCTGATCGAGGCCCGCGCCGCCGGCGCGCCGCTGCTCGACGTGGCCACCGAGCTGGTCGGCCCGCGCCGCCCCGACAAGGCCGCCGACCTGCGCGACTGGCCGGCCGAGGCGCGGCGCGCGGCGCTCCTGCGCGTCGTCGTCGACAACCTCGCCAGCGACGTGTCCGAGCGGCGCTACGCCGCGGCCCAGGTGCTGGCGCTGCGGCCGCAGCCGCTGGCGTTCTGGCGCGAGGCCGCGCGCCTCGTCGGCCCGGCCCAGACCACCGTCCCCGCGACCAACTACGCGTCCGAGCACCGGACCGCCCGCGCCAGCGGCTGGATCCGCCGGCTCGTCGTCGGGCGCGCCGCGGCGGTCGCGAAGACCGAGCCGACGCCGACCGAGCTCGAGCGCCTCGCGATCATCCTGGCGTACGCCGGCGGCCCGGAGCCGCGGCCGGTGCCGCCGCGCCCGGCGGCGGCCGGGCTCGATCGCGCGGTGGCCGCGCGGCTGGTGTTCGGCGTCTACGCCGGCCTGGTCCGGCAGGGCCCGGCGCCCGGCGCCGCCGACGAGACCCAGCGCATCCGCCGCGACGCCGTCGAGCGCATCGCCGCGCTCGCCGCCGACGGCGCGGTCGGCCGCGACGCCGCGCTGCCCGCGCTCGAGCACGCGCTGGCCGACAGCCACAACCTCGTGCGCGCCGGCGCGATGGCCGCGGTGCGCGCGCAGTACCCGAAGGGCGCGCTGGCGCCGCTGGCCGCCGCGCTGCGCTCGGCCGCCGACATCGGCAAGGCCGCGATCGACGAGCTGGTCGGCCGGGCCGCCGCCGGCGACGCCGACGCGGCCGCGCTGGTCCACGCGGCGCTCGACGCCGACGACGCCGCGGTGCGCGCCCACGCGCTGCTGCGGCTGCCGCGCCTGTACCCCGCCGGGTCGGTCGCGCCGCTCCTGGCCGGCGCCCGCAGCCGCCACGCCGACGTCCGCGCCGCCGCGGTCGGTCAGCTGGTCGAGCGCGGCAGCGACGGCGCCGCCGCCGCCGACGCCGCGCCGGTCATCGAGGCGCTGGCGACCGCCCTCGGCAGCGACGACGCCGAGCTGCGGTTCGGCGCGGCCGACGGCCTGGCGCGCCGCGGCGACCTGCGCGCGATCGACGCGCTCGCGGCGTTCCTGCGCGACGGCGATCGTACCGACGAGGCGTGCACCGCGCTGATCGAGGCGGCCGGCCGCGCACCGACCGTGGCCGCCGCGGCCGCGACCGCGCTCGCGACCCGCCTGCTCGAGGATCCCGATCGCACCGCCGACGTCGACGCCCTGATCGCCGGGCTGGGCTCGATCGCCCACGAGGCCGGCGCGCCGGCGCTGCTCGATGATCTCGACGAGCGCGGCGCCGAGGACCAGCTCGAGCGCCTGCTGGCCGATCGCGACGTCGAGGTCCGCACGCGCGCGTGCGAGGCGCTGGCGCTGCGGGTCGCCGCGGTGCCGACCGCGACCCTGGGCCCGCTCGAGGCGGCGCTGCGCGGCGGCCGGCGCGAGCTGGTGCTGCCCGCCGGCGAGGGCCTGGCCCGGCGCGGCCGCCCCGAGGCGTTCTTCGCGCTCTTGCTGGTGCTCAAGGCCGGCGAGCCGCCCGAGCGCGAGCGCGCGGCCCTGGCGCTCGGCGAGCTGGGCGATCGGCGCGCGCTCGAGCACCTGCTGCCGATCCTCGACGCCGGCCCCGACGCGCCCCAGGATCAGGCGCTGGCGCCGACGGTGATCGCGACGCTCGGCGCGATGGTGCATGCGCTGGCCGCGCGCCCCGACGCCGACGCCGACGAGCTGGCCGGGCTGCGTGAGCGGATCGAGCGCACTGCCACCGCCGGGCTCGGGCCGGCCCGACGCCACGCGCCGACCGCGCT from Myxococcales bacterium encodes the following:
- a CDS encoding HEAT repeat domain-containing protein — its product is MRAEAYKTVWAWHAATPMVPLTRGARSRHADVRGQVVAELARRREARPGAPAVAAAVDAALLGLVRDPVAEVGHAAYAALTHEDPDQPRPGQDRARADVHLAAMASPRASVRAAGAAGARHAPAAAVRARLIELVRDDQPAVHTAAIEALDHVAPTDAEGFAAAFASIFYALQVRAGELCGTRRDRRAVAPMQRLLSIPRTDVDRPSDELRRRAARALADVGDPGAVPFQSGLLDDDDPIVREMAARGLATACGPAEQPALLDALGHADLPVRSWAAEGLARLGDLRALPVLAGTQRHDHRPLRLGAIVGLTALGADGARGLRQALEDPERDVADLAFAVIVARDVALAAAGVGPDLLLDALASPAPELRFAAARLIEARAAGAPLLDVATELVGPRRPDKAADLRDWPAEARRAALLRVVVDNLASDVSERRYAAAQVLALRPQPLAFWREAARLVGPAQTTVPATNYASEHRTARASGWIRRLVVGRAAAVAKTEPTPTELERLAIILAYAGGPEPRPVPPRPAAAGLDRAVAARLVFGVYAGLVRQGPAPGAADETQRIRRDAVERIAALAADGAVGRDAALPALEHALADSHNLVRAGAMAAVRAQYPKGALAPLAAALRSAADIGKAAIDELVGRAAAGDADAAALVHAALDADDAAVRAHALLRLPRLYPAGSVAPLLAGARSRHADVRAAAVGQLVERGSDGAAAADAAPVIEALATALGSDDAELRFGAADGLARRGDLRAIDALAAFLRDGDRTDEACTALIEAAGRAPTVAAAAATALATRLLEDPDRTADVDALIAGLGSIAHEAGAPALLDDLDERGAEDQLERLLADRDVEVRTRACEALALRVAAVPTATLGPLEAALRGGRRELVLPAGEGLARRGRPEAFFALLLVLKAGEPPERERAALALGELGDRRALEHLLPILDAGPDAPQDQALAPTVIATLGAMVHALAARPDADADELAGLRERIERTATAGLGPARRHAPTALRHIGDARSRALLEQIMLDRELGADERAAAATELGTLGDEASEAALGVALTTSERAVRAAALTAALTIFRADRTRAYMLALPSRWPEVSRPAAAYLGGHGDPATIVARLGGLADDVRQGLREGLVRRQAFPLEAIAGALADADAATRTEAAWLAGAAGASALAPPVIAAVDRAAAGWRAARTLELARGAAGAAAVAREVEAWRAALWAAHRTGAAIEDRALAAASDRAAPAPVRAEAAAWLAAHAGAALRALVDDDARAVRTPAARATAASGGDVTDLARTAAAAVDLSARAPLIAASLTSFGGGEALLVADDTRGAAVAVALTGGPAELIAIARRTGDDAARLVAIAALGRIGGDDARAALEAIVADVGEPATVRAAAWRALARLRRNAKKVWADGVDRERRGTRLAGGSDGESDDGGGESDDGGGESDDDDDDDDDDEDDDGDDDDGDDDDDDDDDEDEDEDEDDDDE